CTCGACGGTGAGCCGGGCGCCCGGCTGGGCCAGGGAGTGGATGTAGAAGGCCTGGTTCGGGCGGACCGTGAAGCGCAGGTCCTCGCCCAGTTGCGCCATCCTCGACCAGTACGTGGTGTCGTAGATGGCCTCACCGTTGGTGCTCAGCCACCGGCCCGTCTCGCGCAGCCGGGTCTGCATGATCTCCGGGATGGTGCCGTCGGCGCGCGGGCCGATGTCGAGCAGGAAGTTGCCGTTCTTGGAGACGATGTCCACCAGGCTGTGCACGACCTGCTCCGTGGTCATGTACTTGTCGTCAGGAGTGGCCTGGTTGTAGCCGTAGCTGAACGGGTCGAGTCCGCGGCTGGACTCCCATTTGGCGACGACCGTGTTGTCGTACGTCGTGTATTCGGGAGTCGTGAAGTCGTGGAAGGCGATGCCTGAGCGGTTGTTGACGGTGACCTCGGCGGGGCGCTTCCGGTTCTTGGCGTGGTTGAAGTACTCGGCGAGCACGTGAAGGCTGTCGTTGGCGCCGCCGATGTCGCACCAGATGAGCTCGGGGTCGTAACCGTGGATCAGCTCCAGCATCTGCGCGGCCTGATAGTCCTTCACATAGTTTTTGCCCGCGGTGTAACCGGTGTACGGCACCGGGTCGAGCGTGTACGGGTTGCGCGGGGCGTGGCCCATCCACGGTTGGTCCGGGTTGAACCACTCGGGCATCGAGAAGTAGAGCCCGCGGTGCAGTTCGGGTGTGTAGCGACGGGACGCGTCGAAGAGTTCCTTGACCAGGTCCCGTCGCGGACCCGTCTTCACCGAGTTCCGGTCGGAGAGCTTCGTGTCCCAGAGGGCGTATCCCTCGTGGTGTTTCGAGGTCAGTACGTGGTACTGCGCGCCGGCGTCCCGGAACAGTTCGACCCAGGATCGCGGGTCGAATTTCAGGGCCGTGAACATGGGGATGAAGTCGTCGTACGCGAAGTTCTCGCCGTATGTCTGCCGGTGGTAGGCGTACACGGCGTTGTTCGGGTCCTGCAGGTGGTTCCAGTACCACTCGGCGTACTGCTCCCCGACCGGTGACCAGGCGGGCACCGAGTACACGCCCCAGTGGATGAAGATGCCGAACTTGGCGCTGTGGAACCAGTACGGCGCCTGGTGGCCGGAGAGGGAGTTCTCGGCCGGCTGGTAGTCGGCGACGCCGAGGGACAGCGGGTTTCGCTGCGCGGCGGCCTGGGCTCCGCGTCCGGTGACCGTCACCACGCCCTCCTGCGAGGTGCCGGGTGCGGTGCCTGGGCGGTTACGGATGCCGACCCGGACGCGGGCCTGTTCGCCGGGGTCGAGGCGGCGGATGCGCGCGGGCTCCACGGTGCGGGCGCCGGGCACGTCCACGCGTACCGACACGTTGTCGTGGGCCAGGACGGCGACGGTGCCGGCGTTGACGACGGTGGCCTCGACACTCTGGGCTCCGGTGGACTCCAGAGCCGAGTTCGTCGAGTGGGCGTCCCGCAGCACCAACGCCCGTCCCTGGGCGACCGGTTGGAGGGAGAGCGCGAACACGTGCAGGCACGCCTTGTTCGCCTCGGCCGGGTTGGTGACCGGCAGGGTGATGGCGACGGCCTCTCGCTGCGGGTCGATCCACAGCTCCGACGTCCCGATGCCGACGCTGTGTTCGTCCTTCGTGCCGTCCGGACGGTAGCGGTACGGGGTGGACAGTGCGCCGCCCGACGCGTACCAGTCGGACCCGCCGAGGCCGGCCGTCGTGGCCGAACCGTCCGCGTAGTGAACCGTGGCCTTGCCGGAGGCGTCGCCGTAGCTTCCAGCGGTGAGGAAGTGCGCCGTCAGGTAGCGGCCCTTGGGGATGTCGACGCGCTGCCCGAGCGAGACGACGTTGTTCTTGGCGCCGGCGCCGGAGGCGGGGAAGTCGAAGGGGATGCCGTCCACCCGCACCTGTCCCGACGGGAGTTCCTCGCCCGGGAAGGTGTAGCCCGAGCCGTCGAAGTCGCCGCCGCGCGCGGAGGCGGTGTCCACGCCGTCGTTGTCGTAGAGGCCGGCGAGGGAGACGGGGACCGGACTCGGCACGGGAACCCACGTGCCGGTTCCGGTCCCGGTTCCGGTGCCGGTCTGTCGCGCGGCCGTCTCGGCGGCGTGCGCGTCCGTCGTGGCGGCGAGGGGAAGGGCGACCGAAGCGGCGACTCCCGCGGTGGCGCCCAGGACATGACGTCGTGGATACGTACTCATGGCGACTCCCAAATCATCGGGTGTCTTGATGATTGGGGAGGGGCATGGGGCTGTCAATGGTGCGCACGAGTAAGAGACTTGACGGATAGATCGGGTGAATCGAGTGAATCGAGAGCGAGGCCGGGACGGTGACGGGGCGGGCAGCGGGCTGGGACGGTCAGAGCGTCAGGCGCAGTATCCGTAGTCCTCGGGGTCCGCAAGACGGTGAACTCGGCCTTGACCTCCCGCCACGGCACGGCGTCCTGGAGTTTTCAGATCACCCCCGCCGCCGCCAGTGCCGCCACATACCCGAACGTCATCGCCGGGCCGATCGTCGAGCCCGCGCCCGCGTAGCTGTGGCCCATGACGGCGGCACTGGCGTTGCCGGCGGCGTACAGGCCGGGGATCGCCGTACCGTCGGCCCGCAGGACTCGCGCCCGGGCGTCGGTCCGTAGGCCGCCCTTGGTGCCGAGGTCACCGGGGACGATCCGGAAGGCGTAGTACGGGGGCAGCCACAGGGGGGCCAGGCAGGAGTTCGGGAGGACGGCCGGGTCCGTGTAGTAGTGGTCGTACGCGCTGTCGCCGCGCCCGAAGTCGGTGTCGTCGCCGTTCAGGGCAAGGGAGTTGAAGCGGCTGACGGTCGTACGGAGGGCGGTGGCCGGGACACCGATGGCGGTCGCCAGGGCATCCATCGTCCACGCCTTGTGCACGGCACCGGAGTTGTACCAGTCGGCGGGGAGTACGAAGGTCGGGGTGACGTCCTTGAAGAGGTAGCGGTTGCGGTAGTTCTGGTCGACGATCAGCCAGGCCGGGATGTCCGGGTCGGTGGGGTTTCGCTCGTACATGGTGTGGACGACGTCGCTGTAGGGACCGGCCTCGTTGACGAAGCGGGAGCCCGCCGCGTTGACCAACAGGCCGCCGGGGAGGGTGCGTTCGGCCAGACAGAAGTACGGGTCGCCGGGGAGCGGGATCGCCGGACCCCACCAGGCGTCCTCCATCAGGGCGAGGGAGCCGCCGACGCGCTCACCCGCCCGGATTCCGTCCCCGGTGTTCTCCTTCGCGCCGACGGTCCACTCCGTGCCGATGGGCTGCCGCTGGTACTGGGCCCGCATCGCCGCGTTGTGCTCGAAGCCGCCCGAGCCGACGATCACGCCGCGCCGGGCACGGAGAAGACCGACGGTGCCGTCGCGGGTGACGACGGCGCCGTTGACCGCTCCGGACTCCAAGTAGAGGTCGGTGAGCGGGGTGTTGAGCCAGACGGGTACCCCTGCCGACGCCAGCCCCGCACGGAGTCCGCCCGCGAGGGCCTGCCCCATGGTCAGCGGGGTCTGCCCCTTGAGGGACGCCTTCGTACCGCGCGCCAGACACTCGACGGCGACTGCGGCGCCCTTCACGTTCACGGCGGCGAGGGCCAGCCACTTGTAGTCGGCGCTGAAGACGACCATGCCCGAAGGGACAGCGAGATACGGCGGGTTGAGGTTGGCGAGCTCGGCGCCGAGGATGTTGCCGTCGAGCTGATCGGGCTCTATGGAACGGCCGTTGGGGAGACCGCCGGGCAACTCCGGGTAGTAGTCGCTGTATCCCTCCATCCAGCGGAAGCGGAGCGGGCTGTTCGCCATGACGAAGGAGAGCATGGCGGGCCCATGGGCGAGGAAGGCCTGCTGACGGGCGGCGGGGACATCCGGTCCGACGACGGCCGCGAGGTAGGCGGCGGCCTTGGCGGGGGTGTCCGGCACCCCGGCCGCCAGGATCACGGGGTTGTTCGGAATCCACACCCCGGCCCCGGAACGGGCGGCGGACCCACCGAAGGTGGGCGCCTTCTCGACGACGACGCAGGTCAGCCCCTGCTTGGCGGCGGTCAGCGCGGCGGTCATCCCGGCGGCCCCCGCTCCGACGACCACCACGTCGTACGTCCCGAGGAGGGGCGGGGCGAGGGGCGGGGTCCCTGCCTGGGCCGTGCCCGCGCCCACCCCGACGGCAACACCGGCCGCAGCGGCGCCGGCCAACACGCCTCTCCTGGAAGGAAGTTCGGTACGTCTGGTTGAGTCCACTTCTGGGTTCATGGGGCGGGAATGTCGTACTTGGGTCTTGGGAAGTCAAGAACCATGCCCAGGCGGAACCTGGTAGGCCTTCGGGCATGGAGTTCCTCTGCTACCACCGCGACCGACCCGATTCCGGGGCCCTGCGCGCCGAACTGCTCGAAGACCACTGGTCCTACATGGACGGGTACGCCAAGGAGATGATCGCCCGCGGCCCGACCCTCACCGACGACCGCGAGACAGCCACCGGCAGCGTGCACATCCTCGACCTGCCGGACACCGCCGCCGCCCGCGCGTTCGCCTTCGACGAGCCGGGCTACCAGGCAGGCGTCTACCGTGACGTGCTCCTACGCCGGTGGCGCAACACACTGGGCCGCACGATGTGGAAGTTCCCCGGCGGCCCGACCGACGGCAACCGATACCTGGTGATCGGCCTCGGCACGGGCGAGGCGGCCGACGTCGCCCTGCCGCCCGACAGTGACGACCTGATCGCCTACGGGCCTCTGCTCTCCGACGACGGCGACACCTGGCTGGGCACGGCAGCACTGCTCCGGGCACCGGACCCGACCATGGCCCGCGCCGTCCTCTCGACCCCGGACCGTTACGCCGACATCGAGGTGCACAACTGGCAGTTCGGGGGGCGGTCGTGAGCGAGTGGGTGACCATGCTCCGTGCGGCGAGGCCAGACGAGGGGGTCGACTGGACGCGATGCTCGTCGACACGGCCGCCCGATCACACCCGACCAGCAAGATCACGAGCTACAGCGGGAGCACTGAGCCGCATCCCGCAACTCACCCTTCCTTGAGCGGGAGCTCCGCCCACACCGTCTTGCCGACCTCCCGCTCCGACACGCCCCACGTGCGGGCGAGGACCGACACGATGATCAGGCCCCGGCCGGTCTCGTCGATCTCCCATCTGGGCACCATGCGCAGTCGCCGGTCACCTCGCGTATCGCTCACCTCGATACGCAGCGTGTCCTCCGGGAGCAACAGGAGGCGGAGTTCGAAGTCCCGTCCCGGTACGCGGCCGTGCGTGACGGCGTTCGCGGCGAGTTCGGCGACGACGTGCTGTGCGGTGTCGTTCGCGTCGCTGTCGTGCGGGTATCCCCACTCGGCGAGTTGCTGGGCGGCGAGGCGTCTGGCGAGGCGGGCGCCTCGCGGGGTGCAGCTGAGGCGCTGGGTCAGTTCGTCGGTGGGGGCGGGGAGGGGGGTGGAGATTTGTGAGTTCACGTTACCGAGAGTGGTCGCTTCGTCCTACTCTGACCAGGGGCGACGGTGGACTCCGGGTATCCGTACGGGTGCGGTGGGTCAGGGGTACGGGTTGTCGGCCGTGACCACGACGAGGTGAGGGCGGTGGCGTGCGTGACTGAGGATGCCGAGCGAAAGCCGGAGACTCCGGCGGAGGAAGACGGTACGACGGGGTTGTTCACGGCGCTGGGCAAGATGCTCAAGCGTCTACGGGAACGGGCTGGGCTGACGCAGCGGCAGTTCGGGGAGTTGGTGGGGTATGGGCCGGACGCCATCTCCGCGATGGAGCGGGGCGTACGGATCACGAGGCCCGAGCTACTGAGGAAGGCTGACGAAATCCTCAACGCGGGTGGGTTGTTGACGGACGCCATCCCCGAGGTCGAGGCGGCGATGAAGAAGGCGAGGACGCGGCATCCGGATTGGTATCGAGGGTACGCGGCGCTCGAAGGCGAGGCCGTGGAACTGCATTACTACGCCAACCAAGGAGTGCCTGGCCTGCTTCAGACCATGGAGTACGCGCAAGCAATGTTCTCCCGTCGACGACCACTCCTCGACGAGGACACCATCAACAAGCGGGTCGCCGACCGGTTGTCACGCCAGCAGGTCTTCGACCGATGGCCCGCACCGATGTGCAGCTACGTGCTGGAAGAAGTGGTGCTGGATCGGCCGATCGGCGGCCAGACCGTGCACCAAGGGCAGTTGATGCACTTGATGCGCGTCGGCAGCATGCGAAACGTAGAGATCCAAGTAATGCCGACAGGTATCGAGGATCACCCCAATATGGGCGGCGCGTTCAATCTACTGACACCCCAAAAGCACCCACAGGTGGCGTACACGGAGGTCCAGGGGCACCCGCGGCTGATCACCGACTTGGAAGAGGTACGGAAGATCGCTGACCGCTATGGGATCATGCGGGCGGTGGCCCTACCGCCAGCAGAGTCCCGGGCCCTGATCGAGAAGAAGCTGGGGGAGCTATGAACACCGCGAAACTCAACTGGTTCAAGTCCAGCTACAGCGACGGCGAAGGCGGCGAGTGCCTGGAAGCCGCCTACACCTGGCGCAAGTCCAGCCGCAGCGGCGGCGAAGGCGGCGAGTGCGTCGAGATAGCCGTCTGCCCCCACGCCATCCACCTCCGCGACTCCAAGAACCCCACCGGAGGGCACCTCACCCTCTCCCCCACCACCTGGTCCGCCTTCCTCCGCCAGGCCTCTGTGTAACAGCTGTGCTGCGTACGCGGCCGGGGTGGATTTCCCGGGGTCTACGACGGCGATGATCGGGACATGACCACGATCACCCGCGCCACCACAGCGGCAGCGATCTGCGCGGCGGTACTGCTGACCGGCACCGCCTGCTCCAGTGACAGCGACGGCGACGGCCCGAAGACCTCGGCCAAGAAGTCGGCCCCGGCCACACCCGCCGCCCCCGCCAAGCCCGCCGCCGACACCGACGACGAGCACGCCGACGGCGACACCGTCACCGAGGCTCCGAAGATCGACCGGAAGACCATCGCCTCGTACGCCAACGGTCAGTTCGGTCGAGCCATCCCCTTCAAGGGCGGGCTTCGTAAAGGGACCCTCGGGATCGCCCTGAACTGTGAGGGCAAGGGCACCGTGAAGGTCGAGGTCGCCGCGCTGGGCATGACCTCCGTCGAGGAGTGTGCGGACGGCAAGGTCGCCACCACCTACAACGAGACCGAGGTCAGCGAGGCGCACCCGGACGCGTACATACACGTCACCGGTACCTCCGGTGTGCGTTGGTCGGTGTCCGCCGGGCAGTGACGTACCCGGCGAAACCCGCTAGCCGGCTGCTGAGGTCGGCGAAGGTGCGTGGGGGTAGGTGGCTGACCGGTGCTGGAAGGACAGGATCTTCGGGTTCTGGACGACCCCGTCGCGGATCTCGATCGCCTTCCTCAGCGTGACGTCGGCGTCCCAGGCCGCCGGGCCTTGCATGACCTTGCGCAGGTAGGGCAACAGCGCCTCACTGATCTCCCAGGTGGCGGAGTTCCACAGGTGGGACGGGCTGTGGTCGACCGCGTAGTAGTGGCAGCCCGGTCCCACCGTGTGCATGGGTTCACCGAAGGTGGTCGGGGCGGCCCACTCGAAGCCCATGCCCTCGTCGCAGGAGACGTCGATGAAAAAGGTCCCCGGCCTGAACAGGGCGAGATCCTCGTCGGTGACGAACGTGAGGGGCGCGTCGGTGTCCTGGAAGATGCAGTTGACGATGATGTCGAACCCGGCCAGGTACTCCGCCAGCG
This genomic interval from Streptomyces sp. B21-083 contains the following:
- a CDS encoding alpha-L-fucosidase — encoded protein: MSTYPRRHVLGATAGVAASVALPLAATTDAHAAETAARQTGTGTGTGTGTWVPVPSPVPVSLAGLYDNDGVDTASARGGDFDGSGYTFPGEELPSGQVRVDGIPFDFPASGAGAKNNVVSLGQRVDIPKGRYLTAHFLTAGSYGDASGKATVHYADGSATTAGLGGSDWYASGGALSTPYRYRPDGTKDEHSVGIGTSELWIDPQREAVAITLPVTNPAEANKACLHVFALSLQPVAQGRALVLRDAHSTNSALESTGAQSVEATVVNAGTVAVLAHDNVSVRVDVPGARTVEPARIRRLDPGEQARVRVGIRNRPGTAPGTSQEGVVTVTGRGAQAAAQRNPLSLGVADYQPAENSLSGHQAPYWFHSAKFGIFIHWGVYSVPAWSPVGEQYAEWYWNHLQDPNNAVYAYHRQTYGENFAYDDFIPMFTALKFDPRSWVELFRDAGAQYHVLTSKHHEGYALWDTKLSDRNSVKTGPRRDLVKELFDASRRYTPELHRGLYFSMPEWFNPDQPWMGHAPRNPYTLDPVPYTGYTAGKNYVKDYQAAQMLELIHGYDPELIWCDIGGANDSLHVLAEYFNHAKNRKRPAEVTVNNRSGIAFHDFTTPEYTTYDNTVVAKWESSRGLDPFSYGYNQATPDDKYMTTEQVVHSLVDIVSKNGNFLLDIGPRADGTIPEIMQTRLRETGRWLSTNGEAIYDTTYWSRMAQLGEDLRFTVRPNQAFYIHSLAQPGARLTVEAPVPIRSGDTVTMLGHDRPLTWTVSKGALRIDVPAAARKAGEHAWVFKVRWNS
- the kstD gene encoding 3-oxosteroid 1-dehydrogenase, with product MNPEVDSTRRTELPSRRGVLAGAAAAGVAVGVGAGTAQAGTPPLAPPLLGTYDVVVVGAGAAGMTAALTAAKQGLTCVVVEKAPTFGGSAARSGAGVWIPNNPVILAAGVPDTPAKAAAYLAAVVGPDVPAARQQAFLAHGPAMLSFVMANSPLRFRWMEGYSDYYPELPGGLPNGRSIEPDQLDGNILGAELANLNPPYLAVPSGMVVFSADYKWLALAAVNVKGAAVAVECLARGTKASLKGQTPLTMGQALAGGLRAGLASAGVPVWLNTPLTDLYLESGAVNGAVVTRDGTVGLLRARRGVIVGSGGFEHNAAMRAQYQRQPIGTEWTVGAKENTGDGIRAGERVGGSLALMEDAWWGPAIPLPGDPYFCLAERTLPGGLLVNAAGSRFVNEAGPYSDVVHTMYERNPTDPDIPAWLIVDQNYRNRYLFKDVTPTFVLPADWYNSGAVHKAWTMDALATAIGVPATALRTTVSRFNSLALNGDDTDFGRGDSAYDHYYTDPAVLPNSCLAPLWLPPYYAFRIVPGDLGTKGGLRTDARARVLRADGTAIPGLYAAGNASAAVMGHSYAGAGSTIGPAMTFGYVAALAAAGVI
- a CDS encoding YciI family protein, with the translated sequence MEFLCYHRDRPDSGALRAELLEDHWSYMDGYAKEMIARGPTLTDDRETATGSVHILDLPDTAAARAFAFDEPGYQAGVYRDVLLRRWRNTLGRTMWKFPGGPTDGNRYLVIGLGTGEAADVALPPDSDDLIAYGPLLSDDGDTWLGTAALLRAPDPTMARAVLSTPDRYADIEVHNWQFGGRS
- a CDS encoding ATP-binding protein; translated protein: MNSQISTPLPAPTDELTQRLSCTPRGARLARRLAAQQLAEWGYPHDSDANDTAQHVVAELAANAVTHGRVPGRDFELRLLLLPEDTLRIEVSDTRGDRRLRMVPRWEIDETGRGLIIVSVLARTWGVSEREVGKTVWAELPLKEG
- a CDS encoding helix-turn-helix domain-containing protein; this translates as MRAVACVTEDAERKPETPAEEDGTTGLFTALGKMLKRLRERAGLTQRQFGELVGYGPDAISAMERGVRITRPELLRKADEILNAGGLLTDAIPEVEAAMKKARTRHPDWYRGYAALEGEAVELHYYANQGVPGLLQTMEYAQAMFSRRRPLLDEDTINKRVADRLSRQQVFDRWPAPMCSYVLEEVVLDRPIGGQTVHQGQLMHLMRVGSMRNVEIQVMPTGIEDHPNMGGAFNLLTPQKHPQVAYTEVQGHPRLITDLEEVRKIADRYGIMRAVALPPAESRALIEKKLGEL
- a CDS encoding DUF397 domain-containing protein translates to MNTAKLNWFKSSYSDGEGGECLEAAYTWRKSSRSGGEGGECVEIAVCPHAIHLRDSKNPTGGHLTLSPTTWSAFLRQASV